In the Desulfosporosinus acidiphilus SJ4 genome, TACACTTTTGCTTATATTCTTGCTCTATTACCGTATCCGTTATTTGCATTTCAGAAATATGTAGTTACCTATAGTTAACTATGCTTGTATTTATCTATGCTTGGTTTATTTATTTCAATAGACGTTATTCAATTTGGACGAAGGTTATATGATAAATTCAGCGAAAAACAGGCTCAGCGGTAACTTCGTTGGGTCTATTTCTTTGTCTGTGCGATATTAACCCGCAATAGGCTCGTCTATGCGGGTTGTTTTCCAGCTCTGTACGCGGAATATGCTAAGGGAACTATCAGCGCAAAATTAATATTATTATTTTTACACTTAATTCAAATAATATAGAGGAAATTTAGATAAATAGTATGAATAAGGAGTTGAGTACTTTGGTTTATGACTTAATTATTATCGGTGCAGGTCCTGCAGGCATAAGCGCCTCGATTTATGCTGTTAGTAGAGGAGTAAAAACATTAATCTTGGAAAAAAGGCAAGTAGGTGGAGTTATCCGACAAGTCTCAAACGTTACTCATTATTCTGGGATTATAGAAAATGAAACGGGTAAGACTTTTGCGACTAAAATATATAACCAAGCTTTAGACGCGGGAGTAGTTATTAAATTTGAGGAAGTAACTGCCGTAAATCTAGAAGCAGAGATCAAGGAGGTAGAAACTAAAAAGAGTACATACCAAACTAAAACAGTAATCATTGCCAACGGTACTACGCCAAGACATCTTGGAATACCGGGTGAACAAGAACTCATTGGAAAGGGGGTAGATTATTATTTGTCAGATGATTTAAGTAAATATAAGGGAAAGGAAATATTTGTAGTGGGCGGCTCCGATGGTGCTTTAAAAGAAGCATTATTTTTGTCAAAGTTGGCCAAACAGGTTACTGTCATCCATTTTGAGGAAAAGTTAGGAGCTGTAGTGGAGTTCACATCAAAAGCGGAAAAAACTTCGAACCTAAAGATTCGTCTTCATACCAGACTCACCAATATAAAAGGGAGTACAGGAATTGAAACATTGGAAATTACAGATGTAAATACTAATGAGACTGAAGTCATGGAAGCTCCGAATAGTTTTGTATTTATCTATGCTGGGTCAACCCCTAATTCCGCAATGTATTCCTCGCTCGAAAATGAGAATGGATATATTATTGCAAATGAGAAAATGCAAACTAAAATTCCTGGTGTCTATGCTGTGGGTGATATATGCAAAAAGGAGGTGAGACAAATTGCTACAGCCGTTTCCGATGGAGCAATTGCGGGGATTCAGGCGGCAGCTTATCTGAGAGGAAGATAGATATTAAAGAATGCCCTCATTATTAGATGGCTACTATCTAGCCTCCGAACAAGATTTGATAAAAGTGCATTACAAGGTGAATAAGAGAGAGCCCTCCAGATTTTGCTGAAGGGCTTTCAGGAAATAGTCAAGGTTTATGCGTTAATCTAAGGAATTTTGG is a window encoding:
- a CDS encoding NAD(P)/FAD-dependent oxidoreductase yields the protein MVYDLIIIGAGPAGISASIYAVSRGVKTLILEKRQVGGVIRQVSNVTHYSGIIENETGKTFATKIYNQALDAGVVIKFEEVTAVNLEAEIKEVETKKSTYQTKTVIIANGTTPRHLGIPGEQELIGKGVDYYLSDDLSKYKGKEIFVVGGSDGALKEALFLSKLAKQVTVIHFEEKLGAVVEFTSKAEKTSNLKIRLHTRLTNIKGSTGIETLEITDVNTNETEVMEAPNSFVFIYAGSTPNSAMYSSLENENGYIIANEKMQTKIPGVYAVGDICKKEVRQIATAVSDGAIAGIQAAAYLRGR